The genomic region CGGATGCCCGAACTTGCTGTGACCGGCACAGGAATATTGCCGCTCGTCCAGTGGGTAGTCTTGCCAATGTTGCTGGCCTATTCCACCAAATGGATGTTTCTTGGGTGGCTGGTTTTGAGGCGCACTGAACGCGAGTAGACCGTACAAAGCAACAACCACGTTCGTCTGGAACGTTTTCGAAAAGGTCAACGTCGGTGTCGTGACACGGGTCTATGAAGCGCTGCGCGCAGACACATAATCGAGACAGCGCTTGGCTAACTTGGAAAGGGTTTTTTACCGCTCATGATCTGCAGAACAAAGGTGCCGGATGCTGTAATTAACAGGAAGCCGTGAAAGGCCGCCATTGCGGTCATGAATCGAAGGTGTCCGTCAGGCATGAGGTCGCCCCGCCCGAGCGTCGTGAAGTTGACCAGCGAGAAGTAATAATAGTCCATGAAGATGAGGGCTCTGCCGTTACCAGATACAGACGACACAAGGTCGCCAATCTGCAGTTCATGTACGGCGACCCAGAAGCCTGCCGCATAGAGCAGCGCCTCGGACGTGTGGGCAAGCACGATCGCGGCGACCGCGATGGCAAGGCAGTGCCCCGGGTGGCGAGACGGCGTCACGAACTGTGACGCGAACCGCAGCGCGCCGTAATGCATCGCAGTACAGACGCCGATCAGGGCCGCCGCCAGTGCAATCGCCAAAATCATCGGTTGTCCGTAAGCGCCAATATGACATGCGGTATCTCCTTTGATAACGTCGGCAAACAACGTGCCTGCGCCGGAATGTTCCGGTAGGGTTCCAACGATTTTATGATCGAGGAGTCCTGCCGGTTTCAGTATAACAAGTATAGACACCCTTTTTCATAGATCAATCACCTGATGTGATGGGTTAGAGGTAGACAATCACACCTGAAACACAGGCGCGAAACCACCACCAGGCGTGCGAAAGTTGGTGGTCTGGCCCTGGTATACACGGGCTGCGGCGAGCAAACGTTTCCCCGCGTAGGTGTAAAGGCGAATGTCGACCTTTCTCGCGGTTAAGGTGCCGTCAATTCTCATGGTTCGTTCCCCCGCAGGAACGAAGTTCTGTGCAATATAGTCGCCTTTAAGAATGTTTTCGAAAACGCGCCGGGTCAACTTGCTGCCCCGGTAGACGCCTTTGCTGCCGTGACCAGCAACGGGCTTGAAGAACAGTTCACGCCGAGCACTCCACAGTTCTGCCGCGTCGCTTGCTTCAACCAGGCGGGTCTTGGGCACGGCACTCGCCAGATATCCGGCTTCAACTTCATTCAGCCCCCAGTCGCGCAGGGTCTGGGGGTCGGACAGTAGAATCAGGTTTCGTTTGTCGGCCATGAGCGCATGCACACGGGGGTTGGGGGTTACCACCACCGCGCCGTCGAGATACGCGCGCCTTAGCGCCTCATGAGTCGGGGCGTCCAGTGCGAAGTCCACCAGTCGGTTGTACACCATATCGATGCGTTTGCCCTTTGCGGTCAAGGCACCACCGACGTATTCAAGCTCTGACGGGTCGAGTATCAAGGTATCAATGCCTCTGGCCTGAAGTAGCTGTTGGGCCAGCTGGAATTCAGGGAACATGAACTGGGTCTCCGGGGCATCGTCCACAATGGCCAAGCGGCTGGGCATCGAGTCAGTGCGTTGCCTCTGCCACTCCTGTTGAAACATATCTAACACCGCGTCCTCAAACCCATCCAGCGCCTGCTTGGTCGCTGCGGTCTGTTGCGATGGGTCACAGCATCGATGTTGAGCCCGAGCCAGCACAACGTTGAGAAACGCACCGCCGGCATTGGTATTGATCTCAATCAGCTGAGGGCCGTCTGGGCCCAGGTGAAAGTCATAGCCCATGAAGGCCCCTATGGGGCCTGGATCGAAGCTGGCGATTTCCGGCGCCCAGGACAGTGCGCGCTCCCGATACAACGGAAGTTCGGTGGCTGATTCGATCGCCTGAACGATCCGTTCCATCGTCTCTACGTCGGTCTGGGGGATGAAAACGGGCGTGTTTGAAAAAAGATGCTGGAGTTCGGGAACCGCTGATAGATCGTTTCCAGCGCCCACAAATTGATTTTGGAGATTCTCGTTGAGAGCTTTGCGGTCAAGAGTGACGCAGTAGCACTGTCGGTTGAGCTGGTCTGCGCGAGTATTGGTGATTCGTTGGTTTTCCTGAGTCACGTCTTCCATTTGGAGCCCGTAGTGTAAGTAAGTTGTTCGGACTGTAGTTTCGGCCTTGATCCTCGTCAAACAAGTAGATATTTGGCAACTTTTTTCAGGTCTATTTCAGCTTCGTGTGTTGGACTGCTAGAACCCAACTTGCTCTAAACTGAACCATTTAAGATATATCGTACCTGTATTAGTTTGGAGAAAGTATTTTAGATTTTGGAGGATTTTTATGAGTTGGTTAACAAAAAACAAGTTCCTATCCCTCAAGGAGATTTGTCATGATCATCAATTATAGAAGCATATTTCGCCGAATTCCCCGCATCTTCTTTGCGGCCGTCTATATGGCCCTGATGTCTCTACCTGCAGGAGCAGCCGGGTACGACAATGCTCTGAAGGGCGTTAAAAACTATGACGCTGTTTACGAGGTGAGCCAAGGTGATCCCAAGGTCGTTAACCCCGTTTTCATGGTAATAAAGAACTCCTACGAAGCACCTGAAGTGCAGGCGCTTGCGAAAGATCCCAACATCGCCATCGTTTTTCACGGGCCGGTGGTGAAACTGCTCTCGACTGACAGCGCACCGTTTAATAAGGCAGAACTGGTCGAGGTACAGAAATTCCAGGCGACTCTTAAACAAATGAAGAAGGACGGGGTGACGCTGGAAGTTTGCCGTTTCGCTTTGAAAGGGATGGGTGTAGATGAGGCGACGATCATTCCGGAGATCGACCCGGTAGATAATGGTTTCGTCTCGGTCATCGGCTATCAGATGCAGGGGTACGCGGTTGTCCGAATCCCCTAAACAAAAAAAGTTGTTTCAGGCCTGTATCAGTTTTGTGTGTTGGACTGCCAGGTAATGGCCACGCACGGTCGGAACCCTTGCCAGCCGGGCGGGGAAATTGTACTGAAATCTTCCAATCTGAAAGGTGACGCGATGAAACATCATTTTTACAAACGTTGGCTTGTAGGGCTTGCCGCCAGTATTACGATGAGTTTGTCGCTGATGGCGGCTGCGGGTACTAGCCGGGCATTTGTTCCCATGGGGGTGGCCGATTCGGTGGGCGTTATTGATCTGGAAAGTCGTCAGATGACGTCGTCAATTGCCGGAACGGTGAATACCCATGGCTCCGCACTGACCCCAGACGGGCGGTACCTGATTGTAGGCAGTCTGACCGCCCATGAAAGCGAGGAGCCTGTCAGCCGGCCGGAAGGTGTAACCGAAGACGAACACGCCGCCCATCATGGCGGTGGCGCTGCTGCGACATCGGAAGAATCGAATGCCGGACTGCTCTATGTGGTGGACACTGAAACGAATGCGATTGTTCGCAAACTGGAGGTTCCAGGGCCGGTGCATCATGTTCTGGTGACCTCGGATGGTCGCTATGCCGTTTCCACCCACCCCATGGGTGGCGGTATCAGTGTTGTTGATCTGGATTCCGGAAAGGTGGTTAAAACGGTAGCAACGGGACCTGCCCCCAATTACATGGTGGAAACGGACGACGGTCAGTCGCTTCTGGTCAGCAATAGCGGTAATGACACAATCAGCGAAGTGGACACCGGGCACTGGTTCGTCAAGCGTAACCTTCGGGTTGGTGGTGGTCCGGAACATATGGTGCTCGCCCCCGACAACGAGCGGCTTTATGTCAACAATGTTACATCCGGCCAAGTTGTTGTCGTCGAGCTTTCGAGCGGCACGGTGGCGGCAACGTACGAAGTGGGGGAGGAACCTCATGGCGTTGGTTTGAGCGAAGACGGCCAGGTACTTTACGCAACCAGTAAGGGAAGTAATCGGGTCGTTCGGATTGATCTGGCCAGCGGAACGCGCCAAAGCGCGGCATTGGCGCCGGCACCTTATCACCTCGCTGTATCCCCCCGGAATGGCCAGCTGCTGATTACCAGTCGCACCAAGAGCAAGCTTTGGGTGCTCGACTCAGAGTCCCTCAAAGTGATTGATGAGATTCCGTTAGAAGGTATAGGCCATCAGATATCGATTAAGGGTAAAAAATAGCGCAATGGCAAACCAATCACTTTCATTACAGACCATCATCGGAATGGTGGTCGTTGCGATTCTTTGGGCCATCTGCTTTCCGTTCATAACGGTTGGTTTACCGGATGCGCCCCCCTTGCTGTTCGCGTCTATAAGAGCCCTTTTGGCGGGAGGGTGTTTAATTGTTGTAGGAATGAAAATGGGGCGAATGCCCCATTATTCGTTTCGGGGTTTGATGATGCTTGCGCTGATCGGTTTCAGTTACACCGGAATGGGGCTTGGCGGTATGTTCCTCGGAGCAAGTGATGTAGGGCCAGGGGTCGCAACTGTACTGGCGAATGCGCAACCTCTTTTCGCCGCGATACTGTCGCTTTTTGTGCTCAAGGAAGTCATTACTGTTCGTTTGTATTTGGGTTTGTTCATTGGCTTTGTCGGGGTCGTTATTCTCGCTCTACCCGGTTTTGACGTTGGTGCAGATCGTTCGATCGGCGCGCTCTATGTACTTGGCGGGGCCGTTGGGACGGCCATTGGGAATGTTCTGTTGAAACTTCAGGCCGGCGACGGGGATGTGTATTGGCCTATGGGGATCCAGCTCGTAATGGGGGCGGTATTTCTGTTTCTGGCTTCTTTGTTGGCGGGTGAAGGCTTTGAGGTTGACTGGACATGGTCATTTGCCGGCGCTGTCTTCGTGCTTGCAGTCCCCGCAACGGCGTTAATGGTAGTGCTCTGGTATGCACTTCTTGCCAGAGCACCGTTGAATAAGCTCAATCCTTTTACTTTTCTGACACCGATCTTTGGTTTACTTATCGGAACTCTATTTTTTGATGAGACATTCAGTACCGTGGAAATGACCGGAATTGCGATCACGGTTGTGGGGCTGCTGGTGATTATCATAGTTCCAAAGCAGGAAAGCGTATTGCTTGAGTCGTGAGGCAGCACGATACCCGCTGCGTGCTAACCGTGTTCCCCGCTCATTTCCGCTGATTGATACGAGCGGCAAAGAAGTTGTAGAGCGGGGCGAAAATTAACGCCACGTACCAGCCGTAGCCAAAGCTTTCTGCCAGACCCAGGAAAAAACTTGACCAGCTCAACCAAGTGACGCCAGGCAGCAGACGCAACCAGCTCTCATACATCGCGTGGTCTGGAAACAACAGGTCGAAACCGACGCAAAGAATGAAGGTCACGGCAAGGAACAGACCGAGGCTCATCCCGAAGGCGATCACGGGTATTCGAGGCACGGCCTGAACCGGTAGGGGTGTGCCACAGCGCAGCTTAGATTTGGTGTTCGAAACGGTCTCGGCGTCAGTCATGTTCGTTCTCCGATTGAGTGGACGGGTGTTTGGCATCATCACCGGAAAGGTATTGCTCGGGTGAGGCCTCGAAGCCTTCCCGGCAGTCACGCGAGCAAAAGTAGTAGACATGGCCGTCATGGACACTCGACTTTGCCTTTTCAGTGTCGACGGTCTTGCCACATACAGGATCCACGTCGTCGGCAGGCGGAATCCAGCGCAGACCATCGGTGGCCTGTCCCTTTGGCGCTCCCTCGCCATGCTTGGCCTTACCGTGCCCATGGCCCATTACGTGAGCACCACAGCCAAAACGCATCATCAGGAAGATGATTCCTGCCCAAAGCATGAAATACGCCAATTCGTTCATCATCTCTCTCCGTTAGTCAGAAACTCCCGGTACCGTTGATGACATTGCCCCCAAGCCTCCGCAGACAAAATTCGTGAAGCGCGAATAGAAGTGCGCTGATCTGCGACGAGTAGCTGTAGCGGCCCGCAAACATAATCCCTCGGACCCGCAAACATCTGGCTTCACCAGACCACATTCCGTGACAATGAGCGTTGAACCGGGACCATATTGCGTGCGAATGAGACCACAGGAACTGCCAATGAGACTGCAAACACCCGCTTCGGCCCACATTATTTGAGAATAAAGCCCTCGGCTAGATCGGCAGCCCGACATCCCGCATTTGCTCCATTAACTCATGTGCCCGTGTCGCCTCCATGTTCCCTGTTAAAAATCGCCTAACCTCCGCCGACCGCTGCAGCGAAGCGCTTGCCTGCGGCGCTTTCACAAAATAAACAATCGAAACAAATTGTTACACAGTTTCATTCAAGACTTACTATAATTTAGGCGGTCGCGCTAACGAGAATGCGGTAATTGATAAAGGAGAACACCGTGCAGAAAAACAGAACAATTTCCTTTGCCTGGGTTGTGGCTTGCGCCATTGCCTCGCCGTCGCTCATGGCAGCGACACCTGTTCCACTTTCACCGGCCCCAGAGGCGCTGTCCAAGGTCGAAGCGCCAGCGAACACAATCGACAAGGCTACCCAATTAGAAAAAAGCTACTACAATTTCGAAGGGGTGCCAGTCCGATCAGTTAATTCCCCCGAGCACCAACCTCGCGTTGGTAACTCACCGGCGACAGTCTCAAAAACTCAAGCAAAAGTAACGACCAACGCCATAACTCCGCTCTGTACAACGCTCAGCACGGATACCACGTATACATTGGACAGCACCGAGACGGGCGGTTCTTACTGCTATCACTTCGAGATAACGCAGCGCGCCAAAACCCAGGTGTTCTTGATCGGACAAAATGCCAATACGGACTTTGCGTTGACGCTGGTGAGACATGAGGCAGACGGTACGCTAACGTCACTGGGAACATCGGACCAACCCGGGAATGCCGATGAAGGACTCTTGGCACTCACCGAACCCGGTGACTACTACTGGTCAATGGACGCCAATGCTTCGGATGGTTCCGCCTTCCAGTTTGGCGCAATCGTAAATACTAATGCTGATACAAACGAACTCAATGACACCGTGGGGCTTTCCACAGCTTTTCCGGCGGGGCAGTCTAGCCTTGAGGGTAATATGGATAGCGCCCAAGACATCGACTATTTCCATTATGAGGCGACTGACGGTCAAGACCTGATGTTGCGACTGGACGATGAGTACGGTCAGGGTGAATGGAGCGCAGAGTATTTCACTGGCACAGCTTGGGTTACCTTCGCTGCAAATCAGACCTACACCTTCTCAGGCTTACCGACGCCGTTCACGCTGCATGTTCGAGTCTCCCCGAATCCTAGCGTTGCTGTGAACCCTGACCACTTCTTTGCATTAACCGCAGGTTCCCAAGTGACATCTTCGGATATGTCTGACGCCGATACCACCGAGAACATAGTCAGAATCGGATCGAGTGATTGGAGTCCTTTCCTGGTAACTCAAGTCCACAACGAAATGAACTGGCAGCTACGCGTGCTCGATTCAAACGGCAACCCAGTGCAGGGGGCCGTAGTGAATTTCCGGTACGCAACAGATAATATTCCCACACAGACCGATACAGCCATCAGTGGAGCCACGGGCATTGCCTCTGGAACGGTCAACCTCCCGGACTGCAGCGGCAAATATGGGGTAACTCACACTAGCGGTGGAAATACCTGGTTCACTAAGTTTGATGAAGGAGCCTGGGACATAAAAGTAGACGGCACCAATCCTGATGAAGTCGGGGTGGGGGGGCAGCACTATCCCAATGTTGCCATAGGCCACATCTGTAAGCAGACGCTTCAATAAGTGCATCACGGGCCCGGCCATGCCGGGCCCGTCTAGGTCTGAAAGCTATCAACCCTTATAGAGAAATGCCTCATCGGCTTTGGCGGCCACCTGATCTATTATCCCTCTACCCGCAAAAGAATATCGACTCTCGATATCGCTGGGATTAATTAGGCCTTTCGCGTATTTAGCGCCTGGCTGATAGTCCTCAATGAACGCGCGCAAATCTACGATATCCGCAAAATTGGACTGGTTAACATCAAACCGCCCGATGCTGCGGCTAAGGCCATTTGGACCGCGTTCAAGTTCAATCATTTCAATCACGGCATCGGCCACGGACTGCGCGGCAAATTCCACCCCGCGCTCTTTGAGCGTCCCGGCAATCTGAGAGCGTTCATCGCTAGTTAGTTCGTCAAAGCCTTCAATGACTGCAAGTTCGCCATCCTGGATGGAGAATCCCCAGTCCTTATTTTTAAGCTCGGGGGACAGACTTTCAATACCGGATTGATAGCCCAGTTCCAAGTCAACGGCGCGCTCCCCAATGCCAAAGGCAAAGAGATCCATTACGCGATTATAGCGGGCCGTCATCACTTCAGGATCCTCGATGTTCTTATCGATGACACCTTGTATGTTATAAGTGCCATGGTTGGCGGGAAGCACGGGATCGTCTTTATGATAGATCGCAGAAATAAC from Marinobacter sp. LV10R510-11A harbors:
- a CDS encoding ion channel, translating into MSILVILKPAGLLDHKIVGTLPEHSGAGTLFADVIKGDTACHIGAYGQPMILAIALAAALIGVCTAMHYGALRFASQFVTPSRHPGHCLAIAVAAIVLAHTSEALLYAAGFWVAVHELQIGDLVSSVSGNGRALIFMDYYYFSLVNFTTLGRGDLMPDGHLRFMTAMAAFHGFLLITASGTFVLQIMSGKKPFPS
- a CDS encoding DsrE family protein; translation: MIINYRSIFRRIPRIFFAAVYMALMSLPAGAAGYDNALKGVKNYDAVYEVSQGDPKVVNPVFMVIKNSYEAPEVQALAKDPNIAIVFHGPVVKLLSTDSAPFNKAELVEVQKFQATLKQMKKDGVTLEVCRFALKGMGVDEATIIPEIDPVDNGFVSVIGYQMQGYAVVRIP
- a CDS encoding YncE family protein; this encodes MKHHFYKRWLVGLAASITMSLSLMAAAGTSRAFVPMGVADSVGVIDLESRQMTSSIAGTVNTHGSALTPDGRYLIVGSLTAHESEEPVSRPEGVTEDEHAAHHGGGAAATSEESNAGLLYVVDTETNAIVRKLEVPGPVHHVLVTSDGRYAVSTHPMGGGISVVDLDSGKVVKTVATGPAPNYMVETDDGQSLLVSNSGNDTISEVDTGHWFVKRNLRVGGGPEHMVLAPDNERLYVNNVTSGQVVVVELSSGTVAATYEVGEEPHGVGLSEDGQVLYATSKGSNRVVRIDLASGTRQSAALAPAPYHLAVSPRNGQLLITSRTKSKLWVLDSESLKVIDEIPLEGIGHQISIKGKK
- a CDS encoding DMT family transporter; translated protein: MANQSLSLQTIIGMVVVAILWAICFPFITVGLPDAPPLLFASIRALLAGGCLIVVGMKMGRMPHYSFRGLMMLALIGFSYTGMGLGGMFLGASDVGPGVATVLANAQPLFAAILSLFVLKEVITVRLYLGLFIGFVGVVILALPGFDVGADRSIGALYVLGGAVGTAIGNVLLKLQAGDGDVYWPMGIQLVMGAVFLFLASLLAGEGFEVDWTWSFAGAVFVLAVPATALMVVLWYALLARAPLNKLNPFTFLTPIFGLLIGTLFFDETFSTVEMTGIAITVVGLLVIIIVPKQESVLLES
- a CDS encoding DUF5676 family membrane protein — encoded protein: MTDAETVSNTKSKLRCGTPLPVQAVPRIPVIAFGMSLGLFLAVTFILCVGFDLLFPDHAMYESWLRLLPGVTWLSWSSFFLGLAESFGYGWYVALIFAPLYNFFAARINQRK
- a CDS encoding YHS domain-containing protein, translating into MLWAGIIFLMMRFGCGAHVMGHGHGKAKHGEGAPKGQATDGLRWIPPADDVDPVCGKTVDTEKAKSSVHDGHVYYFCSRDCREGFEASPEQYLSGDDAKHPSTQSENEHD
- a CDS encoding Ig-like domain-containing protein; this translates as MQKNRTISFAWVVACAIASPSLMAATPVPLSPAPEALSKVEAPANTIDKATQLEKSYYNFEGVPVRSVNSPEHQPRVGNSPATVSKTQAKVTTNAITPLCTTLSTDTTYTLDSTETGGSYCYHFEITQRAKTQVFLIGQNANTDFALTLVRHEADGTLTSLGTSDQPGNADEGLLALTEPGDYYWSMDANASDGSAFQFGAIVNTNADTNELNDTVGLSTAFPAGQSSLEGNMDSAQDIDYFHYEATDGQDLMLRLDDEYGQGEWSAEYFTGTAWVTFAANQTYTFSGLPTPFTLHVRVSPNPSVAVNPDHFFALTAGSQVTSSDMSDADTTENIVRIGSSDWSPFLVTQVHNEMNWQLRVLDSNGNPVQGAVVNFRYATDNIPTQTDTAISGATGIASGTVNLPDCSGKYGVTHTSGGNTWFTKFDEGAWDIKVDGTNPDEVGVGGQHYPNVAIGHICKQTLQ